A window from Catalinimonas alkaloidigena encodes these proteins:
- a CDS encoding tagaturonate epimerase family protein, which yields MQLPKYSFGMGDRFAHQGEAQLRAVVRAKEEGADIAPVWNKSNREHQTVGSTPAATWQEAAEATAALGWEAPYFVDADHINLTNVEPFVDQANFFTIDVADYIGQPVSPQEVDEFVMTHFEYVGDLAIPGIEVPFEISEAFLRKVAEQYLGAAKEAGKIYRYLAERKGEDGFVAEVSMDEVPAPQTPPELLFILSMLAREHVKAQTIAPKFSGRFNKGVDYVGNVEQFALEFEADVAVIAFAVKKFGLPANLKLSVHTGSDKFSLYPEIHRIIRKHDAGVHLKTAGTTWLEELIGLAAAGGEALEMTKEMYQYAHAHYEELTKPYANVIDVSLDKLPDPKEVSGWSADQMVHALEHDPHHPQFNSSFRQLMHTAYKLAAQRGEQFYRLLKEHRTAVGKRVTYNLLERHIRPLFLGK from the coding sequence ATGCAACTTCCAAAGTATTCGTTCGGAATGGGTGACCGGTTTGCCCACCAGGGCGAAGCGCAGCTTCGGGCCGTCGTCCGGGCGAAAGAAGAAGGGGCCGACATTGCGCCGGTCTGGAACAAATCGAACCGCGAGCATCAGACTGTAGGCTCCACGCCCGCCGCTACCTGGCAGGAAGCCGCCGAGGCCACCGCCGCGCTGGGCTGGGAAGCGCCTTATTTTGTGGACGCCGACCACATCAACCTGACCAACGTGGAGCCGTTTGTCGATCAGGCCAACTTCTTCACGATCGACGTGGCCGACTACATCGGGCAGCCGGTATCGCCCCAGGAAGTAGACGAATTTGTGATGACCCACTTCGAGTATGTGGGCGACCTGGCCATTCCGGGCATCGAAGTGCCGTTTGAGATTAGCGAAGCGTTCCTGCGCAAGGTGGCCGAGCAATACCTCGGTGCGGCCAAAGAGGCGGGCAAGATTTACCGCTACCTCGCAGAGCGCAAAGGCGAAGACGGTTTTGTGGCAGAAGTGTCGATGGACGAAGTGCCCGCCCCGCAGACGCCGCCGGAGTTGTTGTTCATCCTCAGCATGCTGGCGCGCGAACATGTGAAAGCCCAGACCATCGCGCCCAAATTCTCGGGCCGGTTCAACAAAGGCGTCGATTACGTCGGCAACGTGGAGCAGTTTGCGCTCGAATTCGAAGCCGACGTGGCGGTGATTGCCTTTGCCGTGAAGAAGTTCGGCTTGCCCGCGAACCTGAAACTCAGCGTCCACACGGGCAGCGATAAATTTTCGCTGTACCCGGAAATTCACCGGATCATCCGGAAACACGACGCCGGCGTGCACCTCAAAACGGCCGGCACCACCTGGCTGGAAGAACTGATCGGACTGGCGGCGGCAGGCGGAGAGGCGCTGGAAATGACGAAGGAAATGTACCAATATGCCCACGCTCACTACGAAGAACTGACCAAACCTTACGCAAACGTGATCGACGTGTCGCTCGATAAACTCCCTGATCCCAAGGAAGTTAGCGGCTGGTCGGCCGACCAGATGGTTCACGCCCTGGAGCACGACCCCCACCATCCTCAGTTCAATTCCAGTTTCCGGCAACTGATGCACACGGCCTACAAACTGGCTGCGCAGCGGGGCGAGCAGTTCTACCGCCTGCTGAAAGAACACCGCACGGCGGTCGGCAAGCGGGTGACGTACAACCTGCTGGAGCGGCACATCCGCCCCCTGTTTCTGGGAAAATAA
- a CDS encoding TonB-dependent receptor: MKQVMLLIMALLFGGAAFAQGTAPQETPGTGTRVANPAKKVTLSGYIKDARSGEVLIGATAFIQELENGAVTNVYGFYSLSVEPGTYTVIYSYVGFQNQTRTVDLTADLTVNMELREQETQLDEVVVSAERLENNRVEQVEMSTAKLSMQQVKKMPQLMGENDIIRSIQLLPGVSSVGEGASGFNVRGGSIDQNLILLDEAPVYSSSHLFGFFSVFNADAIKDVKLYKGGIPAPYGGRLSSVLDVRQREGNMKQFEGSGGIGIISSRLTLEGPLKRDKASFIVSGRRSYGDLFLKLSNDPDLNNNTVYFYDLNAKVNWIMNDKNRFYVAGYLGSDVLKPGPDFSMRWGNKTGTLRWNHLFNQKLFSNFTAVYSDYEYNFRINNEALGFDWTSNIINYNLKADFIWYPTPSNTVEFGTSTIYYTFKPGDFQTISEASAFTPFQLDDQYAVEPAVYASNEQKIGNRLTLQYGLRASAFYRLGEGTAYIYDPNHPKSAETIIDTVQYGRGEVMSKFWGLEPRFSANYKLNDQSSLKLSYNRMRQNIHLISNTTAATPLDVWSPAGPHINPALADQIAAGYVRNFDENRYEFSVETYYKYFQDLVDYRDGAELLLNRTLEADLLRGDGRAYGVELLLRKQEGRLTGWIGYTLSRSERLVTAAMNGDRGFTPQEKKEISINNGTYYPSNWDKTHDVTVVAAYQLSENWSINSNFSFMTGRPITFPNGRAEWEGVVFPVYDNRNGARTPVYHRLDFGATWERPNDENKRFHSSWTFSLYNVYARRNPYSIYFQQVPDGDAFQTQAYRLSIFGSVIPGITWNFNF; the protein is encoded by the coding sequence ATGAAACAAGTGATGTTACTCATTATGGCCCTTCTGTTCGGAGGGGCTGCTTTCGCGCAGGGAACCGCCCCCCAGGAGACACCCGGGACCGGCACCCGCGTTGCCAACCCGGCGAAAAAAGTCACGCTGAGCGGCTACATCAAAGACGCCCGCAGCGGCGAAGTGCTGATCGGCGCCACGGCCTTCATCCAGGAACTGGAAAACGGGGCCGTCACCAACGTCTACGGCTTCTACTCCCTCTCGGTCGAACCGGGCACCTACACGGTGATCTACAGCTACGTAGGCTTCCAGAACCAGACCCGGACGGTCGACCTGACCGCCGACCTGACGGTCAACATGGAGCTGCGCGAACAGGAAACCCAACTGGACGAAGTGGTGGTATCGGCCGAACGGCTCGAAAACAACCGCGTGGAGCAGGTCGAGATGAGCACCGCGAAGCTGAGCATGCAGCAGGTAAAGAAAATGCCGCAGCTGATGGGCGAAAACGACATCATCCGCAGCATTCAGCTCCTGCCCGGCGTCAGCAGCGTGGGCGAAGGTGCCTCGGGATTCAACGTGCGCGGAGGCTCCATTGACCAGAATCTGATTCTGCTCGACGAAGCGCCCGTCTACAGCTCGTCGCACCTGTTTGGCTTCTTCTCCGTCTTCAACGCCGATGCCATCAAAGACGTAAAGCTCTACAAAGGCGGCATTCCGGCCCCGTACGGCGGACGCCTCTCGTCGGTACTGGACGTGCGGCAGCGCGAGGGCAACATGAAACAGTTCGAAGGCAGCGGCGGCATTGGCATCATCTCCAGCCGCCTGACGCTGGAAGGACCCCTGAAGCGCGACAAGGCTTCGTTCATCGTGTCGGGACGGCGCTCGTACGGTGACCTGTTCCTGAAACTTTCGAACGACCCGGACCTGAACAACAACACGGTGTACTTCTACGACCTGAACGCCAAGGTCAACTGGATCATGAACGACAAAAACCGCTTCTACGTGGCGGGCTATCTGGGCAGCGACGTGCTGAAACCCGGACCTGACTTCTCGATGCGGTGGGGCAACAAAACCGGCACGCTGCGCTGGAACCACCTGTTCAACCAGAAGCTCTTCTCCAACTTCACGGCGGTTTATTCCGACTACGAGTACAACTTCCGCATCAACAACGAGGCCCTGGGATTCGACTGGACGTCGAACATCATCAACTACAACCTGAAGGCGGATTTCATCTGGTATCCTACCCCCAGCAACACCGTCGAGTTTGGTACCAGCACGATCTATTACACCTTCAAGCCGGGCGACTTCCAGACCATTTCGGAGGCCTCTGCCTTTACGCCATTTCAGTTAGACGATCAGTACGCGGTAGAGCCGGCCGTGTACGCCAGCAACGAACAGAAAATCGGCAACCGCCTGACCCTGCAGTACGGGTTGCGGGCCTCGGCTTTCTACCGGCTGGGCGAGGGCACCGCATACATTTACGACCCCAATCATCCGAAGAGCGCAGAAACGATCATCGATACGGTACAGTATGGTCGCGGGGAAGTTATGTCGAAGTTCTGGGGACTGGAGCCACGCTTTTCGGCCAATTACAAACTGAACGACCAGAGTTCGTTGAAGCTCAGCTACAACCGGATGCGGCAAAACATCCACCTGATTTCCAACACCACCGCCGCCACACCGCTCGACGTCTGGTCGCCGGCCGGGCCGCACATCAACCCGGCCCTGGCCGATCAGATCGCGGCGGGCTACGTCCGCAACTTCGACGAGAATCGCTACGAATTTTCGGTCGAAACCTACTACAAATACTTCCAGGATCTGGTCGATTACCGCGATGGCGCAGAGCTGCTTCTGAACCGGACGCTGGAGGCCGATCTGTTGCGCGGCGACGGACGGGCCTACGGCGTGGAACTTCTCCTGCGGAAACAGGAAGGTCGCCTGACAGGCTGGATTGGCTACACGCTCTCGCGCTCCGAACGTCTGGTGACGGCGGCCATGAACGGCGACCGGGGATTCACCCCGCAGGAAAAAAAGGAAATCTCGATCAACAATGGCACCTACTACCCGTCCAATTGGGATAAAACGCACGATGTGACCGTAGTGGCGGCGTATCAACTCTCCGAAAACTGGAGCATTAACTCGAACTTCTCGTTTATGACCGGACGCCCCATTACGTTTCCTAACGGCCGAGCAGAATGGGAAGGCGTAGTATTTCCTGTGTATGACAACCGGAACGGCGCGCGCACGCCGGTCTACCACCGTCTCGACTTTGGCGCGACGTGGGAACGCCCGAACGACGAAAACAAGCGGTTCCACAGCAGCTGGACCTTCTCGCTGTACAACGTCTACGCCCGGCGCAACCCATATTCCATCTATTTTCAGCAAGTGCCCGACGGCGATGCGTTCCAGACCCAAGCCTACCGCCTTTCGATCTTCGGCAGTGTCATTCCTGGCATCACCTGGAACTTCAATTTCTAA
- a CDS encoding DUF4249 domain-containing protein → MKLLHYILPLVALTGVVSCTDEIDLDLPEGETRLVVDGHITNVLDSQTVKLTTTASYFSGQPTPPVTGATVWLSDETGTRHNLAETRSGVYQKYFAGDTNRTYVLHIETAEGRVYASAPELLHPVAPIDTLTYVDEEEVPFGDPGFYLMINAQEPGHTQDFYRWRYYVNDTLVTDPSEQIYASDEFVNGNPIVDFQISYEPVQVGDYVRVEQMNISRALYEYLTILYQQTSGGGPFDTPPAPVPSNVQNVNDPNERVLGFFYAAGITEASTVIE, encoded by the coding sequence ATGAAATTGCTTCACTATATTTTGCCGCTGGTGGCACTGACCGGCGTCGTTTCCTGCACCGACGAAATCGACCTTGACCTGCCCGAAGGCGAAACCCGCCTGGTGGTAGACGGGCACATTACGAACGTCCTCGACTCGCAGACGGTCAAACTGACCACCACAGCCTCTTACTTTTCGGGGCAGCCCACGCCCCCCGTTACGGGAGCGACCGTCTGGCTGTCGGACGAAACCGGTACGCGCCACAACCTGGCCGAGACCCGTTCGGGTGTTTACCAAAAGTACTTCGCGGGGGACACCAACCGGACGTATGTACTTCACATCGAAACGGCCGAAGGACGCGTGTATGCCTCGGCACCGGAACTGTTGCACCCGGTGGCTCCGATCGATACCCTGACGTACGTGGACGAAGAAGAAGTGCCTTTTGGGGACCCAGGGTTTTACCTGATGATCAACGCTCAGGAACCTGGCCATACGCAGGATTTCTACCGCTGGCGCTACTACGTCAACGATACCTTGGTGACCGACCCTTCCGAACAGATCTACGCGTCCGACGAATTTGTAAACGGCAATCCCATTGTAGATTTCCAGATCAGCTACGAGCCCGTACAAGTGGGCGATTACGTCCGGGTGGAACAGATGAACATCTCGCGCGCCCTTTACGAGTACCTGACCATCCTCTACCAGCAAACGTCGGGAGGCGGCCCTTTCGACACGCCCCCGGCCCCGGTGCCGAGCAACGTCCAGAACGTGAACGATCCCAACGAACGGGTCTTAGGCTTCTTCTACGCCGCGGGCATCACCGAAGCATCCACCGTAATTGAATGA
- a CDS encoding LytR/AlgR family response regulator transcription factor, with the protein MHVLLIEDEAIAAEKLALLIHRHDPTITILATLDSVKSAVVWLRANPAPDLIFLDIHLSDGQSFDIFQQVEVHVPIIFTTAYNEYAIKAFEVNSIDYLLKPIKPEDVARGLEKYESIRQEWQQQSPFHYQELAELINKPTQAAYKQRFLVKVGTKMFSIHVDEIAYFYTADKTVYLMTRDGRHIPIDYYLDQLANLLDPQVFIKANRQYILRHDAIESMHTYSSSRVKVKLIPEEPREVIISTDKVPQFKEWLDM; encoded by the coding sequence ATGCACGTGCTCCTCATTGAAGACGAGGCCATTGCCGCCGAAAAGCTGGCCCTTCTTATTCACCGCCACGACCCCACCATCACCATTCTGGCGACCCTCGATTCGGTCAAGAGTGCCGTGGTCTGGCTGCGGGCCAATCCGGCTCCCGACCTGATTTTCCTGGACATTCACCTGTCCGACGGCCAAAGTTTCGACATTTTCCAGCAGGTAGAGGTGCACGTACCGATCATCTTCACCACGGCCTATAACGAGTACGCCATCAAGGCCTTCGAGGTCAACAGCATCGACTACCTGCTGAAGCCGATCAAGCCGGAAGATGTGGCACGGGGACTGGAAAAGTACGAGAGCATCCGGCAGGAATGGCAGCAGCAGTCGCCGTTCCACTACCAGGAGCTGGCCGAACTGATCAACAAACCGACGCAGGCGGCTTACAAACAGCGGTTTCTGGTGAAAGTGGGGACCAAGATGTTCTCGATTCACGTCGACGAGATTGCCTATTTCTATACCGCCGACAAAACGGTCTACCTCATGACCCGCGACGGACGCCACATCCCCATCGATTATTACCTCGACCAACTGGCGAACCTGCTCGACCCGCAGGTATTCATCAAAGCCAACCGGCAGTACATCCTGCGCCACGACGCCATCGAAAGCATGCACACCTACAGCAGCAGCCGCGTCAAGGTCAAACTCATTCCGGAAGAGCCGCGCGAAGTGATCATCAGCACCGACAAGGTGCCCCAGTTTAAAGAGTGGCTGGACATGTGA
- a CDS encoding GNAT family N-acetyltransferase: MSLLLHGTDIALRPATRQDRHPIFEWLAHSDLTPLMLGPPTFPENPAPTWVEFVHDYAASYFDDTAPLQGRCFVIERNGEAIGQINYNAIDPERRATELDIWLAHSRHAGKGYGPDAIQTLCTYLAETFGCRDVYLAPSRRNAGAVRAYAKAGFAETPEAPPWFVPDYPDTVVMVKRLLP; the protein is encoded by the coding sequence ATGTCACTTCTGCTGCACGGCACCGACATTGCACTGCGCCCCGCTACCCGGCAGGACAGGCACCCTATTTTCGAGTGGCTGGCGCACTCCGACCTGACGCCGCTGATGCTCGGCCCTCCGACCTTTCCTGAGAATCCGGCCCCTACGTGGGTCGAGTTTGTGCACGATTATGCCGCCTCGTACTTCGACGACACCGCGCCTTTGCAGGGGCGTTGTTTTGTGATCGAACGGAATGGCGAAGCCATCGGGCAAATCAACTACAACGCGATTGACCCGGAACGCCGGGCGACTGAGCTGGACATCTGGCTGGCACACAGCCGGCACGCCGGAAAAGGATACGGCCCAGATGCGATCCAGACCCTTTGCACTTACCTCGCTGAAACGTTCGGTTGCCGGGATGTCTACCTCGCACCTTCGCGTCGCAACGCGGGGGCCGTGCGCGCTTACGCAAAAGCGGGATTTGCGGAAACGCCCGAAGCGCCGCCCTGGTTCGTACCGGACTATCCGGACACCGTTGTGATGGTCAAACGCCTCCTGCCTTAA